One genomic window of Halogeometricum sp. S3BR5-2 includes the following:
- a CDS encoding heavy-metal-associated domain-containing protein, with the protein MTRTLTVEGMSCEHCEQTVEEALSGVDGVESAAADRDAASATVEGDADADDLVAAVEDAGYDASA; encoded by the coding sequence ATGACCCGGACACTCACCGTCGAAGGCATGAGCTGTGAGCACTGCGAGCAGACCGTCGAGGAGGCGCTGTCGGGCGTCGACGGCGTCGAGTCGGCCGCCGCGGACCGCGACGCCGCCTCCGCGACCGTCGAGGGCGACGCGGACGCGGACGACTTGGTCGCGGCCGTCGAAGACGCCGGCTACGACGCGTCGGCCTGA
- a CDS encoding nitrite/sulfite reductase: MPTDVERWKSEVYGNEIREHLYEFAEEGWESIPEDEHDAWFERFKWWGLYHQRNGQESYFMMRIGTPNGVLEPGQLRVVGEIADEYARGPGTNPIFGDAYADWTTRQSIQLHWIRIEDVPEIFEKLEENGMSTQQACGDSWRNIVGNPVAGKDAQEVVDAWPVIQDLNEEFKGNEDHSNLPRKWKVSVTGSADGSGQGDINDLAFEPAYKEVDGEEQVGFNVRVGGGLARNEERFARDIDVWVAPDDVSAVAGGLSALFRDNGDRENRYNARIKFLVDEWGPEKVRNTLQEEYVDFDLETAGRDVREEYTYNAGNGGRNDLIGVHEQKDGNYFVGLNVLVGRMGADDVLELADVADEYGSGEVRLSQRQNVIITDVPEENLDALLEEDLLDHYSPDPSPFMRGSVACTGTEYCSLSIVETKNRQVRYARWLKENVDLPEDIDQFHIHLSGCTASCAQPQIADISLRGMKTRKDGEPVEALDIGLGGGLGEEPQFARWVTQRVPADEVPGAISNLIDAFAEGREDGENFREFVGRHDDEELDEYVEPEETDYEDPMMHNTKMTWYPYADDDDMGSSPAPAYPDDTPMSADD; the protein is encoded by the coding sequence ATGCCAACGGACGTAGAGCGGTGGAAATCTGAGGTGTACGGCAACGAGATACGAGAGCATCTGTACGAGTTCGCCGAGGAGGGATGGGAGAGCATCCCCGAGGACGAACACGACGCCTGGTTCGAGCGCTTCAAATGGTGGGGGCTGTACCACCAGCGGAACGGGCAGGAGTCGTACTTCATGATGCGCATCGGGACGCCCAACGGCGTTCTCGAACCCGGCCAACTCCGCGTCGTCGGCGAGATAGCCGACGAGTACGCTCGCGGGCCGGGGACGAATCCCATCTTCGGTGACGCCTACGCGGACTGGACGACGCGGCAGTCCATCCAACTGCACTGGATCCGCATCGAGGACGTCCCGGAGATATTCGAGAAACTGGAGGAGAACGGGATGTCCACCCAGCAGGCCTGCGGTGACTCCTGGCGGAACATCGTCGGCAACCCCGTCGCCGGCAAGGACGCCCAGGAAGTCGTCGACGCCTGGCCCGTCATCCAGGACCTGAACGAGGAGTTCAAGGGGAACGAGGACCACTCGAACCTCCCGCGCAAGTGGAAGGTGTCCGTCACCGGGTCCGCGGACGGGTCCGGACAGGGCGACATCAACGACCTCGCCTTCGAACCGGCGTACAAGGAGGTCGACGGCGAGGAGCAGGTCGGCTTCAACGTCCGCGTCGGCGGCGGCCTCGCCCGCAACGAGGAGCGCTTCGCCCGCGACATCGACGTGTGGGTCGCCCCCGACGACGTCTCCGCCGTCGCCGGCGGTCTCTCGGCGCTGTTCCGCGACAACGGCGACCGCGAGAACCGCTACAACGCCCGCATCAAGTTCCTCGTCGACGAGTGGGGGCCGGAGAAGGTCCGGAACACTCTCCAGGAGGAGTACGTCGACTTCGACCTCGAAACCGCCGGTCGCGACGTCCGCGAGGAGTACACGTACAACGCCGGCAACGGCGGCCGCAACGACCTCATCGGCGTCCACGAGCAGAAGGACGGGAACTACTTCGTCGGTCTGAACGTCCTCGTCGGCCGCATGGGCGCCGACGACGTCCTCGAACTCGCCGACGTCGCCGACGAGTACGGCTCCGGTGAGGTGCGTCTCTCCCAGCGTCAGAACGTCATCATCACCGACGTGCCCGAGGAGAACCTCGACGCCCTCCTCGAAGAGGACCTGCTCGACCACTACTCGCCCGACCCCTCGCCGTTCATGCGCGGGTCGGTCGCCTGCACGGGCACCGAGTACTGCTCGCTGTCCATCGTGGAGACGAAGAACCGACAGGTCCGCTACGCGCGGTGGCTCAAGGAGAACGTCGACCTCCCCGAGGATATCGACCAGTTCCACATCCATCTCTCGGGCTGTACGGCCTCCTGCGCCCAGCCGCAGATAGCCGACATCAGCCTCCGCGGCATGAAGACGCGCAAAGACGGCGAACCCGTCGAAGCGCTCGACATCGGCCTCGGCGGCGGTCTCGGCGAGGAACCGCAGTTCGCCCGCTGGGTCACCCAACGCGTCCCCGCCGACGAGGTGCCCGGCGCCATCTCGAACCTCATCGACGCCTTCGCGGAAGGGCGCGAGGACGGCGAGAACTTCCGCGAGTTCGTCGGCCGCCACGACGACGAGGAACTCGACGAGTACGTCGAACCCGAGGAGACGGACTACGAGGACCCGATGATGCACAACACGAAGATGACGTGGTACCCCTACGCGGACGACGACGACATGGGCTCCAGTCCGGCCCCGGCGTACCCCGACGACACGCCGATGTCTGCCGACGACTGA
- the glpK gene encoding glycerol kinase GlpK yields MTEDTYVGAIDQGTTGTRFMVFDHDGRVVANAYKKHEQIYPEPGWVEHDPEEIWENTEAVIHDALDDGGLDAEQLEAIGITNQRETTLVWDRESGRPIANAIVWQDRRTTDRVEALQDEGKEEWVREKTGLEPDAYFSATKAEWLLDNTDQIKLARMRPDDVRDRAEAGELMLGTIDSWLIYNLTGEHITDVTNASRTMLFNIHDMDWDEELLDEFDVPAEMLPEVRPSSDEATYGSTDADGFLGAEIPVAGALGDQQAALFGQTCYDAGDAKNTYGTGSFMLMNTGEEAVSSENGLLTTVGFQRSGEPVQYALEGSIFITGAAIEWLEDMTLIEDAAETEELARSVDSTDGVYFVPAFTGLGAPHWDQRARGTIVGMTRGTRREHVVRATLESIAFQTRDVAEAMESDSGIELTSLRVDGGAVKNNYLCQLQSNIVGSEIVRPQVDETTALGSAYAAGLAVGYWSDLDELRDNWQVDREFSPDDDAENVDGRYGRWIDAVERSRDWAREN; encoded by the coding sequence ATGACAGAAGACACCTACGTCGGTGCGATCGATCAAGGCACCACCGGAACCCGTTTCATGGTCTTCGACCACGACGGGCGAGTCGTCGCGAACGCGTACAAGAAGCACGAGCAGATCTACCCCGAACCCGGGTGGGTCGAGCACGACCCCGAGGAGATATGGGAGAACACCGAGGCGGTCATCCACGACGCCCTCGACGACGGGGGCCTCGACGCCGAGCAGTTGGAGGCCATCGGCATTACGAACCAACGGGAGACCACGCTGGTCTGGGACCGCGAGAGCGGCCGCCCCATCGCCAACGCAATCGTCTGGCAGGACCGTCGGACGACCGACCGCGTCGAGGCGCTTCAGGACGAGGGTAAAGAGGAGTGGGTCCGCGAGAAGACGGGACTCGAACCCGACGCGTACTTCTCGGCGACCAAAGCGGAGTGGCTCCTCGACAACACCGACCAGATTAAACTGGCGCGCATGCGCCCCGACGACGTCCGCGACAGGGCCGAAGCCGGCGAACTCATGCTCGGCACCATCGACTCGTGGCTCATCTACAACCTCACGGGCGAGCACATCACGGACGTCACGAACGCTTCCCGGACCATGCTGTTCAACATCCACGACATGGACTGGGACGAGGAACTCTTAGACGAGTTCGACGTTCCCGCCGAGATGCTCCCGGAAGTCCGTCCCTCCTCCGACGAGGCGACGTACGGGTCGACGGACGCGGACGGCTTCCTCGGGGCGGAGATTCCGGTCGCTGGTGCGCTGGGCGACCAGCAGGCCGCGCTGTTCGGCCAGACCTGCTACGACGCCGGCGACGCGAAGAACACCTACGGGACGGGCTCGTTCATGCTGATGAACACCGGCGAGGAGGCCGTCAGCAGCGAGAACGGTCTGCTGACGACGGTCGGCTTCCAGCGCTCCGGCGAACCCGTCCAGTACGCCCTCGAAGGCTCCATCTTCATCACGGGCGCCGCAATCGAGTGGCTCGAGGACATGACCCTCATCGAGGACGCCGCCGAGACCGAAGAGCTCGCGCGGTCGGTGGACTCGACGGACGGGGTGTACTTCGTACCGGCGTTCACCGGTCTCGGCGCGCCCCACTGGGACCAGCGCGCCCGTGGCACCATCGTCGGCATGACCCGCGGCACCCGCCGCGAACACGTCGTTCGCGCCACGCTGGAATCCATCGCCTTCCAGACGCGCGACGTCGCCGAAGCGATGGAATCCGACAGCGGTATCGAACTCACCTCGCTGCGCGTCGACGGCGGCGCGGTCAAGAACAACTACCTCTGTCAGCTTCAGTCCAACATCGTCGGCTCCGAAATCGTCCGGCCGCAGGTCGACGAGACGACGGCGCTGGGGTCGGCGTACGCGGCCGGCCTCGCAGTCGGCTACTGGAGCGACCTCGACGAACTCCGCGATAACTGGCAGGTCGACCGCGAGTTCTCCCCCGACGACGACGCGGAGAACGTCGACGGCCGCTACGGTCGCTGGATCGACGCCGTCGAACGCTCCCGCGACTGGGCTCGGGAGAACTGA
- a CDS encoding DUF7119 family protein has product MTDDDRPVGDDGAAEDGRATSDSPATDGGRRPLPADREEPVGRPVVRADPAVTGDRADEAVGFDPDDPDSVAEAADTVRAFSENTVGDEDNVYMLRGAAACAALVRGVGSYKAAAERAGGDVSVAFIRKWARVHDLPQAVRRHVARGRIAPTAAKHIARVAGPDRFDLAWAVLDGDLTVREVRRVASEVNDGRPVEDALAERGVRFGRLELRVSPDQYRELRRRASLENRPPGDIVDDALDGYFD; this is encoded by the coding sequence ATGACGGACGACGACCGGCCGGTCGGCGACGACGGCGCTGCCGAGGACGGCCGAGCGACGAGCGACTCGCCCGCCACCGACGGCGGGCGACGACCGCTCCCGGCAGACCGCGAGGAACCGGTCGGCCGCCCCGTCGTCCGCGCGGACCCCGCAGTCACGGGTGACCGGGCCGACGAGGCCGTCGGTTTCGACCCCGACGACCCCGACAGCGTCGCCGAGGCCGCCGACACGGTCCGCGCCTTCTCCGAGAACACCGTCGGCGACGAGGACAACGTGTACATGCTCCGCGGCGCGGCGGCCTGCGCGGCCCTCGTCCGCGGCGTCGGGTCGTACAAGGCGGCCGCCGAACGCGCCGGCGGCGACGTCTCCGTCGCGTTCATCCGCAAGTGGGCGCGCGTCCACGACCTGCCGCAGGCCGTCCGCAGACACGTCGCCCGCGGGCGCATCGCGCCGACGGCCGCGAAGCACATCGCCCGCGTCGCCGGCCCCGACCGCTTCGACCTCGCGTGGGCCGTCCTCGACGGCGACCTCACCGTCAGAGAGGTCCGCCGCGTCGCCAGCGAGGTGAACGACGGTCGTCCGGTCGAGGACGCACTCGCGGAACGAGGCGTGCGGTTCGGCCGCCTCGAACTCCGCGTCTCGCCCGACCAGTACCGCGAACTCCGGCGCCGGGCCTCCCTCGAAAACCGGCCGCCGGGTGACATCGTCGACGACGCTCTCGACGGCTACTTCGACTGA
- a CDS encoding M20/M25/M40 family metallo-hydrolase: MDEHPADSPMGSFVGRLLRFETTDGEEAEAQAWLRGKFEEFGLDVYEWTADAETLASHTSFPDDPDEIDVTDRPSVAGVAEFGDPEAGPTLVLNGHTDVVPADTENWSSDPYEPVWSEGEHGVELTARGAADMKSGLSAAVFAVRDLLERAESGEVGDLNGRVVVEAVVGEEEGGIGAAAAALDNPYPFDRDAGIVAEPTELRCVVATEGTVMKRLRIRGRAAHAATRWKGEDVLPHFERIRQAFFELESERGESVSHPLYDDYPIPWPVVVGIVRAGSWSSSVAGTLTAEWRFGVAPGETVEEVEAQYEERLAEVVAESEWLSEHPPSFERFTIQFEPAEIDADEPVVESLRAAMAETGHDDTDPTGATYGADSRHYVAAGIPTVVYGPGTVEQAHFPDETIPWGEVETARETYVEAAARFLQSK, from the coding sequence ATGGATGAACACCCAGCCGACAGCCCGATGGGTTCGTTCGTCGGGCGACTGCTCCGGTTCGAGACCACCGACGGCGAGGAGGCCGAGGCGCAGGCGTGGCTCCGCGGGAAGTTCGAGGAGTTCGGCCTCGACGTCTACGAGTGGACCGCCGACGCCGAGACGCTCGCCTCCCACACCTCGTTCCCGGACGACCCCGACGAGATAGACGTGACCGACCGACCCAGCGTCGCCGGCGTCGCGGAGTTCGGCGACCCCGAGGCGGGACCGACGCTCGTGCTGAACGGGCACACCGACGTGGTGCCCGCGGACACGGAGAACTGGTCGTCGGACCCCTACGAACCGGTCTGGTCGGAGGGGGAGCACGGCGTCGAACTCACTGCCCGCGGCGCGGCGGACATGAAGTCCGGACTGAGCGCCGCCGTCTTCGCGGTCCGCGACCTACTCGAACGCGCCGAGAGCGGCGAGGTGGGGGACCTGAACGGGCGCGTGGTGGTCGAGGCCGTCGTCGGCGAGGAGGAGGGCGGCATCGGGGCCGCAGCGGCCGCCCTCGACAACCCGTACCCGTTCGACCGCGACGCCGGCATCGTCGCCGAACCGACCGAACTGCGCTGCGTCGTCGCCACGGAGGGGACGGTGATGAAGCGCCTGCGGATCCGCGGGCGGGCGGCCCACGCGGCGACGCGGTGGAAAGGCGAGGACGTGCTCCCGCACTTCGAGCGCATCCGGCAGGCGTTCTTCGAGTTGGAGTCCGAGCGCGGCGAGTCGGTGTCGCATCCGCTGTACGACGACTACCCCATCCCGTGGCCCGTCGTCGTCGGCATCGTGCGCGCGGGGTCGTGGTCGTCGTCGGTGGCGGGGACGCTCACCGCCGAGTGGCGCTTCGGCGTCGCGCCGGGCGAGACGGTCGAGGAGGTGGAAGCGCAGTACGAGGAGCGTCTGGCAGAGGTGGTCGCCGAGAGCGAGTGGCTCAGCGAGCACCCGCCGTCGTTCGAGCGGTTCACCATCCAGTTCGAACCCGCGGAGATAGACGCGGACGAACCGGTCGTGGAGTCGCTTCGCGCGGCGATGGCGGAGACGGGCCACGACGACACCGACCCGACGGGCGCGACGTACGGCGCGGACTCGCGACACTACGTGGCCGCGGGGATTCCGACCGTCGTGTACGGTCCCGGTACGGTCGAACAGGCGCACTTCCCCGACGAGACGATTCCGTGGGGAGAAGTGGAGACGGCGAGGGAGACGTACGTCGAGGCGGCGGCGCGGTTCCTTCAGTCGAAGTAG
- a CDS encoding PKD domain-containing protein, protein MNRQLTVVLVAVVGIVALAGGAFLFTGQSGGADVAPAADDAAAAVEQSTTSQASDPTESTEQPTDDTTTESGATNASDADDESVAPANEPPAADAGEDVTAREWTLTTLDATGSTDPDGDDANLTYEWTQVAGEEVELRGADTATPKFFPPESKLNTQLTFEVTVTDVDGASATDTVVITVTESRDDDEEESTNASDGNQTADGNQTDVDDADSDDGQTAEDDSETGDDSTDGDSTVDDGDSDADAPAKASNDTIAQATFGSDFEDLSTEDAATVYELYLRQPDGDWDPASVQTREELAQEKYGDSFENLAFDARVDVQESFDAQFGDTGGALSKDEISQAKWGHDFRNVSVDSAGQIVELYDRQPWVNADNEHMPTREQLAYRIYDTSYDDPLADLTREQRLDIERRYNAQFDTE, encoded by the coding sequence ATGAACCGTCAACTGACAGTCGTACTCGTCGCCGTCGTCGGCATCGTCGCCCTCGCGGGCGGTGCGTTCCTCTTCACCGGACAGAGCGGTGGAGCGGACGTCGCCCCCGCCGCGGACGATGCGGCCGCGGCCGTCGAGCAGTCGACTACGTCTCAGGCGAGCGACCCGACCGAATCGACCGAACAACCGACGGACGACACGACGACCGAATCCGGCGCGACGAACGCTTCCGACGCGGACGACGAGTCCGTCGCGCCCGCCAACGAGCCCCCGGCGGCCGACGCCGGCGAGGACGTGACCGCCCGCGAGTGGACGCTCACGACCCTCGACGCCACGGGGTCGACCGACCCCGACGGCGACGACGCGAACCTCACGTACGAGTGGACGCAGGTCGCCGGCGAGGAGGTCGAACTCCGCGGCGCCGACACGGCGACGCCCAAGTTCTTCCCCCCCGAGTCGAAGCTGAACACGCAGCTCACCTTCGAGGTCACCGTCACCGACGTCGACGGAGCCTCCGCGACTGATACGGTCGTCATCACCGTCACCGAGTCGAGAGACGACGACGAGGAGGAATCGACGAACGCCTCCGACGGCAACCAGACCGCCGACGGCAACCAGACCGACGTCGACGACGCCGACTCGGACGACGGCCAGACCGCCGAGGACGACTCGGAGACGGGCGACGATTCGACCGACGGCGACTCGACCGTCGACGACGGCGATTCGGACGCCGACGCCCCCGCGAAGGCGAGCAACGACACTATCGCGCAGGCCACGTTCGGGTCGGACTTCGAGGACCTGAGCACCGAGGACGCCGCGACGGTGTACGAACTCTACCTGCGCCAACCCGACGGCGACTGGGACCCCGCCTCCGTGCAGACCCGCGAGGAACTCGCCCAGGAGAAGTACGGCGACTCCTTCGAGAACCTCGCTTTCGACGCCCGCGTGGACGTCCAAGAGAGCTTCGACGCCCAGTTCGGCGACACGGGCGGCGCGCTCTCGAAAGACGAGATATCGCAGGCGAAGTGGGGTCACGACTTCCGGAACGTGAGCGTCGACTCCGCCGGTCAGATCGTCGAACTGTACGACCGCCAGCCGTGGGTCAACGCGGACAACGAGCACATGCCCACCCGCGAGCAGTTGGCGTACCGCATCTACGACACCAGCTACGACGACCCGCTCGCCGACCTGACGCGCGAGCAGCGACTCGACATCGAGCGTCGCTACAACGCCCAGTTCGACACCGAGTAG
- a CDS encoding archaellin/type IV pilin N-terminal domain-containing protein: MNLVRQRSRSVEPRDRGQVGIGTLVVFIAMVLVAAVAAGVLINTAASLQATAEDVGRQSVDRVVDGVDVVGATGHVTGTVDDGVPNRTVDTVRLWIRPRAAAGDVNVSDLTVKWVGPHAAETLTFGGSGAAAPSTGDVHEAFNATQSIGDGDLLLETGEEFVLYLNASQIESGGSGTPETLERGEEATVEMTVSGGSTSVAYLRVPEYAGNETYVPL; the protein is encoded by the coding sequence ATGAATCTGGTGCGTCAGCGGTCGCGGTCCGTCGAACCGAGGGACCGAGGACAGGTCGGAATCGGAACGCTCGTCGTCTTCATCGCGATGGTCCTCGTCGCCGCCGTCGCGGCCGGCGTGCTGATAAACACCGCCGCGTCGCTGCAGGCCACGGCGGAAGACGTGGGTCGACAGAGCGTCGACCGGGTCGTCGACGGCGTCGACGTCGTCGGCGCCACCGGACACGTCACAGGTACGGTCGACGACGGCGTGCCGAACCGCACCGTCGACACCGTCCGCCTCTGGATACGTCCCCGCGCCGCCGCGGGGGACGTGAACGTCTCCGACCTCACCGTCAAATGGGTCGGACCGCACGCCGCGGAGACGCTCACGTTCGGCGGGTCCGGCGCCGCCGCGCCGTCGACGGGCGACGTCCACGAGGCGTTCAACGCCACGCAGAGCATCGGCGACGGCGACTTGCTGCTCGAAACCGGCGAGGAGTTCGTGCTCTACCTCAACGCCTCGCAGATAGAGAGCGGCGGGTCGGGGACACCCGAAACGCTCGAACGGGGCGAGGAGGCCACCGTCGAGATGACCGTCTCGGGCGGCAGCACCTCCGTCGCGTACCTACGCGTCCCCGAGTACGCCGGCAACGAGACGTACGTCCCCCTCTGA
- a CDS encoding DUF6360 family protein: MPNRLLRVNAYTTFDMLDAEAVSHEFTEEALAVLNVTAPRKNPDHVRLELELDNSQLNHLPAHADKVTLTAEQARTLAGELEEYAGRVEAAQAEEGDDGDDESEE, encoded by the coding sequence ATGCCCAACAGACTGCTGCGCGTGAACGCGTACACGACGTTCGACATGCTGGACGCCGAAGCCGTCAGCCACGAGTTCACGGAGGAGGCACTCGCCGTTCTCAACGTCACCGCGCCCCGGAAGAACCCCGACCACGTCCGCCTCGAACTCGAACTCGACAACAGCCAACTCAACCACCTGCCGGCGCACGCCGATAAGGTGACGCTCACGGCCGAACAGGCCCGAACGCTGGCCGGCGAGCTAGAGGAGTACGCGGGACGGGTGGAGGCGGCGCAGGCGGAGGAAGGCGACGACGGAGACGACGAGAGCGAGGAGTAG
- a CDS encoding AsnC family transcriptional regulator — MRELDDTDLRILELLTEDARRPFSDIAERVDLSPPAVSDRVDKLRDSGVIRRFTADLDRSRLRSGVPVLVRLELASTEIAGVRDSLRAAESVEHVFVTVEDELLFSARFPADRVRDGLDETVDLARVADYEVTVVADAEWTPSVGGTEFALTCAECGNTVTSEGETERFGGERYHFCCPSCTARFREQYERLSADAE; from the coding sequence ATGCGCGAACTGGACGACACGGACCTTCGGATACTCGAACTGCTGACCGAAGACGCGAGGCGCCCGTTCAGCGACATCGCGGAGCGAGTCGACCTCTCGCCGCCCGCGGTGTCCGACCGGGTGGACAAGCTCCGCGATTCGGGCGTCATCAGACGTTTCACAGCCGATCTCGACCGTTCGCGGCTTCGTTCCGGGGTGCCGGTACTGGTCCGTCTCGAACTCGCCTCGACGGAGATAGCCGGCGTCAGAGATTCGCTGCGCGCCGCGGAGTCGGTCGAGCACGTGTTCGTCACCGTCGAGGACGAACTCCTGTTCTCCGCGCGCTTCCCGGCGGACCGGGTCCGCGACGGCCTCGACGAGACGGTCGACCTCGCGCGCGTCGCGGACTACGAGGTGACCGTCGTCGCGGACGCCGAGTGGACGCCGAGCGTCGGCGGGACCGAGTTCGCTCTCACCTGCGCGGAGTGCGGTAACACGGTGACGAGCGAGGGCGAGACCGAGCGTTTCGGCGGCGAGCGCTACCACTTCTGCTGTCCGTCCTGCACGGCGCGCTTCCGCGAGCAGTACGAGCGTCTCAGTGCGGACGCCGAGTGA